Below is a window of Chryseobacterium arthrosphaerae DNA.
TTGAGTAAGGCATTTCCTTCTGAGATAGCCTTGTCATAGTTCTTATCGTTATAGTACATCTGTACATAATAAGGACGGACCAGCTTAGAAAATTTATCCTGATCTTTTACAGAATCAAAATACTGGAAAGCTTTATCATTCTGCCCGTTGCTGTAATACAAATGCCCCAGCATGTAGGCAATATCTCCTTTCTGGGACTGGTCAGCTGTTTTATAAGCTTCTTCCAATGCATCCGTTGCCCCTTTTGAATCACCGGTCATGAATTTGGCATAGCCCAGCTTCAGGATATACTGGGTATTTTCTTCTTTTGAAAGCTGATACTGATTAACTTTTTTCAAAGTTTCCAATGCTTTGTCAAAATCTTTTTTAGCCAGATAATAATCTGCAAGCGGTAAATTGGCCTGAGCAAAATAAGCGGAATTCGGATATTCTTTCATGAAAGCCGTCAGCCCTTCTTCAGCATGATTTTTCTGAAGGATAACCCCTATCACATTATCAAAAAACTGAGCCGCCTCCTTTTTCGAACGGGACAAATTCTGGTTGTAGAAATATTGTCTTGCGTATTCGTATTGGGAGGCGTTGTATATCTTGGTCTGGTAAAGATTTTCAGCTAGATTGAATCTGTAATTTTCTTTCTGTGTAAAATATTGGGACTGTTGAGCCTCGGAGATTCCGAAATAGATCACTGCAGCCGCTAAGAGTATTTTTTTTGATTTCATTCTTCCCGATATAAGAAAATTAGTCTAAATAAGTTAACGAAAATATTAAAAACTTATTGTTTAAGCAAGTTTTAACAGATTTAATGTCTTGAAATTACAGATCTCACAACAATGAAAAGATTTCACTGCCGCATGATAAAATTTCTTACTTTAGTCTGATAAAATGTAAACAATTTTATAAAACAGTTATCAAAAATATATTTTGACCTGATTCTTTTTGAACAGCAGCTAAAAACATACCATAAACACCCTATTCCATGAAATTTAAGATACTTTTAGCATTAATTTTTGTAAACCTGGCACAGGCTCAAAAATTGTATTTCCCACAAACCGCTGTAACTGATTCACTTATTCTGGAAAAACAGATGCCGGCTCTGGCCTCACAAGTGATTCCTCTTCTGCAATCGGAGAAAAATAAGCCCAAAAATGATGTAGACCTTTCTGATGCTCTTTTCCGTCTGCAGATCGTAACGAAAGATTATAAAAAATCTCTGACTACCCTTTCTGAAAACCGTAATCAGTTTGCAGACCATAATATGGCAGGTTACAGATTTCTGGGCTACGAACTGTACAGCATGGCAAAACTGGCTGAAGCAGAGAGAAAGATCTCTTTTCCCAAAGCACTGCAGGCAGCATTTAACAAAAAATATGAGAGTCTTCCGGATAAACTGATCCCGAGAATAGGCCTTGCCGTTGACGGAAATGTAATAGAGTCTAGAAAACAGCTGAAAAAAGCACTGGAAAAACAAAAAGGAAAAGACAGTATTGATTACAGATCGGCCCTGGCTTTATGCAAAAGCTATTTAAACTATAAAACTTATTCGGGCATCAAACCTCAGGTGATGCAGCTGCTGGCCTCAAAAGATCAGGAAAGGTTTATTATGGAGACAAAAGATCTTAAAACAAAAAACGGAAATACCCTGACCATCACCATTGTCAGAAAAAAAGAGAATAAATCTCCGCTTCCTGTTATTTTTACCAGCAATATCTACGCAGGACCCATAGATGATTTTTTTGGAAAAAGAGCCGCAGTCTACAATTATGTGGGCGCCGTAGTGAATACCAGAGGGAAGAGAAACAGCAATGATGAAAACGATCCTTTTGAACATGAATCACAGGATATCTATGAGGTAATAGATTGGGTAAGCAAACAGCCATGGAGCAATGGGAAAGTTGGAATGATCGGTGGCAGTTATCTTGGGTTCAGCCAATGGGCAGCCGTAAAGAAACTTCATCCTGCATTAAAAACGATCGTACCGCAGGTTGCCGTAGGAATCGGGATTGATTATCCGGCTCAGAATAATATTTTCATGAGCTATATGCTTCAATGGATTCAATATGTCACTAATAATAAGTTTACCGATGAAGCCGACTTTGCCAATGCTGCAAAATGGGATTCCATCAATACAAAATGGTATAAGAGCGGTAAAGCATTCAGATCTTTGGATACGATAAGCGGTAAACCCAGCAAAATATTCCAGCGGTGGCTGGATCATCCGGGATATGACCAATATTGGCAAAAAATGGTTCCGTATAAAGAGGATTTTTCTAAAATCAATATTCCGATCTTAACAACGACCGGGTATTATGATGATGATCAGATCGGTGCCTTATATTATTTTAAGAAACATCATCAGTATAATAAAAATGCAAACCATTATCTGGTAATAGGGCCTTATAATCACGGAGGAGCACAAAATTTCGGGTTTACTTACCTCAATGGTACCCCTATTGATCCAGTAGCCAGAATAAGCATTGATGATCTTGCCTTTTCCTGGTTTGATTATATCCTTAAGGATGGTAAGAAACCGGATATTTTAAAAGATAAAATAAATTTCCAGGTCATGAACACCAATACATGGAAACATGTTCCCGATCTGGGCAAAATGCATACCTCAACCCTTAAATTCTATCTCCAGGACCGTAAAAACGCCGCATCAGTATTTAATAAACCCGGCACCCCAAATTTTACAACACAAACTGTTGATCTGAAAAACAGGGATCAGAAGGACATTTATTATAAAATCAGCAAAAAAGACAGTATAAAAATGACCGGCTCACTTGCATTTGAAAGTGAAGTTCTGGATAAAGATATAATCATCAGCGGAAATCTTACGGGAATTTTTAATGTTTCCATCAACAAAAAAGATTTTGATACCGATACTTCGCTCTACCAGGTTCAGCCGGACGGGAAGTCATTTCTGCTGTCAACCCATATCGTAAGAGCCAGCTATGCCAAGAACAACGAGGTACGCCAGCTTCTGAAGCCTGGTGCCATGGAACAGATTCCGGTTGATAATTCGTATTTCATAAGTAAAAAGATAGAAAAAGGAAGTAAGCTTCTGTTACTGGTAGGAGTCAATAAAAATCCTAACTGGCAGATCAACTACGGAACCGGAAAAGATGTAAGTGATGAAACGGTACAGGATGCCGGGGAACCACTGGAAATAAAATGGTATAATGACAGCTATGTGGAAATACCTGTTTATAAGGATTAACCTATTTGATCTGTCATTTTTACTTAAATATTGTTAACGACTGTTAACATCAAAATAAAAAATCATTACATTTGCTTTTTTTCAAATCAAATATAGTTATTGAATGAGTCAACTTTTTAGAAGAAAAATCTATTCGGATACAGATACTTCAACGGGACTTTTAAGGGTCTTAGGTGTATGGGACATCGTATTTTTTGGTATTGCGGCTATTATTGGAGCTGGGAGTTTCAGCAGTTTAGGTGAAGCCGTTTTCAGAGGTGGCCCCGGTGTTATCCTTCTATATTTGATCTGCGGTTTTGCCTGTGGTTTTACAGCCTTATGCTACGCTGAATTTGCCAGCCGAATTCCCACTGCAGGTTCCGCTTACACTTATGCCTACGCCAGTTTTGGGGAATTGATTGCCTGGATCATCGGATGGGCCCTGATCATGGAATATTCTTTCGGAAATATTTATGTCGCCTTCTCATGGTCTGATTATTTCACCAGCTTTCTGGGACGTCTCGGAATGCATATCCCCGATTATCTCACGTGCAGCTATACAGAAGCCAGAAAAGCGGTTCAGTACGGCTCCGAAAATAAAGAATTGCTGAATGCCTGGAATACGGCCCCACTGATAGGAAGCTTAAAATTTATTGTTGATATCCCAGCTTTGGTCATCAATGGCCTGATTACATGGCTTTGTTATGTGGGAGTAAAAGAAAGTAAAAACTTCAACAATTCTCTGGTAATCCTGAAGCTTGGTGTGATTATCCTGGTTATTCTGGTAGGTTTTGCCTACATCAATACAGATAACTGGACACCGGTAAGTCCTGCAACGGGAATGCCATCCTTTATGCCTAATGGTTTTGCAGGGGTAATGAGTGCTGTTTCAGGAGTGTTCTTTGCGTATATCGGCTTTGATGCGTTAAGTGTACTTTCTGAGGAAACAAAAGATCCGCAGAAGACATTACCGAAAGGAATGATTATTTCCCTTGTTTTATGTACAGTGATTTATATCGCTCTTACTTTGGTTCTGACAGGGATGGTAGATTATAAAAAGTTTGACGGTGTGGGAGATCCTCTTTCCTTCATATTTGAAAAAACGAACGCCAATGTAGCCTGGATGGAACTGATCGTTTCTTTTGTAGCTATTGTTGCCATCACTACCGTATTACTGGTTTTCCAGATGGGACAGCCAAGAATATGGTACGCTATGAGCCGTGACGGACTGATGCCGCAGCGATTTCAGAAGATACATCCTAAATACAAAACACCTTCTTACGCAACAATCGTTACCGGAATTGTAGTAGGAATTCCTATCCTGTTTACAGATAAAACATTCATCCTTGATTTTACCAGCATCGGGACAATTTTCGCATTCGTACTGGTATGTGCGGGAGTGCTTGTTCTTCCTGCCAAAGAAAAAATAAAAGGCAGATTTCACCTTCCTTATGTAAATGGTAAGATTATTTTCCCTGTTATTTTTATAGGGAGCTTAATTGCATTTTATTACTGGCAGCCGGAATTCTTCCAAAACCTGATGGACTGGTCAGATCCTAAAGAAGGTGAATTCAGAGCATCTATCTTCTTCTTTATCCTGATCAACCTGATCATGTGTGTTGTGACATTTGTGAAAAATCTTTCATTGATCCCATTGATCGGTTTAAGCTCATGTTTATATCTTCTTACCGGAATGAGCCATGAAAACTGGTTCTGGTTTGGAATGTGGTTCCTTATCGGAATGGTTATCTACTTCTGCTACGGATATAAAAACAGTAAGCTTGGAAAAGAATTAAAGAGCAAATAAATAAAAAACAGCTAAGCAGCAAAACTGCGGAAAGGCAAAATGACAAAAGGTAACTCTGTAAAGAGGCTGATTGTCATTTTGCCTTTTTCTTTTATTCTTTTTTTACCTTACTTCTGTAACCCGGACAATATCCGGTTTTTTGAAACTGATCTGAAAAATCGGCAGAATTATTGCTATAACACCAATATAATCAATAAACTAAACCGCCATGTCTGAAAGAATTAAAACATACCGGGAGTTTTATCAGTTTTATCTTACCGAACACAGCAAAACAGGGACCCGTATTTTCCACTTTATCGGAACCCTGCTCGTGTTTTTCGTTATAGGATATGTTATCAGCTCAGGAAAAGAGAGATTTTTATGGTATATTCCTATTTTCGGTTACGGATTTGCGTGGTTCAGCCATGCCGTGATCGAAAGAAATAAACCGGCAACTTTCAAATACCCTTTATGGTCTTTAATTTCAGATTTCAGGCTGTTTTTTGAATTACTTACCGGTAAGCAGAAGTTTAGAGAAACTGCTCCCCAGAATCAGTCTGCTGAGAAATAATTTTGCCACGCATACACAGATTTTTAACGTGTAAGCGTGGCAATTATATTTTTCCCGCAAATCAGGTATCAGTGAAACAACCGCTTATTCTATCTTCTTTCTCTTCAGACACAGGAAAAGGCAGGCATCTTTTTCTAATACTGCTTTTCAAGAACATCATAATGGATCATATTCAGTACCTTTTCAAGCTTTGGATCCTTGTCTTTCACCGGCGTTGGAATATAACTTGAAAAAGTCATGGTATTATCTTTATTAAAAGAAACCATTACCTCTTCAATAATCGTATCCTTGCCTATATAAAACTGAATTCTGTTGTCAACAATTTTCCACAGACTGAGTCTCGGCTCAGACGGCAGACAGTTTCCCGTACTGCCTTCAATATAGTTGTAAATGGCAAAACCATCATCCCTTAATGTATAATTTCTCATTAAAAGGCAGTTGTCAAAGTCTTTTTTTACTCTCGTTTTATTTTCATAAGATCCTGATTCCTTAAGTTTCCAGAAGCCTGTAACATCTTCTTTCTTCAGTTTCTGTGCACTCATAAAAGCTGAAAAAGCCAAAAGAATAGCTGTGGAACCTATCATTTTTATCATCATTTCTTCTTGTTATTTGTACTGTTGTTTTTTATATTTTCAGATTCTTTATCTAATCCCTATATATCTGTTTTGCACTAAGTTCTGATTATTTGGGGTTGCGGCGGCTCCGCCGCCGCAACCCCAAATAATCAGAAAGAAATTTCCCGATCTTATCGCCTACTTAAATTTCTTTTTAAAACTGAATTTAAGCCTGTTCATCAATCCCGGCTCTATAATATCAATTCCCAGTCCGAAATTACTGTCGGCTACAATATGATGATCGGCCCTGAATTTTTCAAACTCATTCTGCGGAATCTCAACATTCACCAGGGGATTGAATTCGATATACACACTGGCACCGTTCTTAGTAATTTTCTTACGGCTTTTATAATCAAAATATGGATTTGCGATTGTACTTTCCTGAACGGTGTACTTTTCATCCGTATCTATTTTTTGATCTGTATACAGATTAATTTCATATTTCTGGCTGTCGAAATTATGCCAGAAAGGAATGTCTTTATGCATAAAATCCCTTACATTTTCCTTGACAAGGTTCCTGTCAAAATACATCAGAAAACGGTTATTCTGAGGATCTGAATAATAAGGATTTTCAACAGTGGCTGTATATTGCAGCTTAAACTCATTCAGTTTTTTATCATCACTCAAGATATCAATTGCCGCATCCCTGAATACATTTCTCAGGTCCGTTCCATTCCGGTCATTGGAATAATTAAGACAATAAAAGAGGAAGTTGTTCCAGCTGTCTATGATCTCTCTTTTGTTGGTACTTTTAAAATACCGTCTCATAGCATTGGCCCTGTTACCTTTACAGACTGTAGTCAGCTTCAGCTGCCCGGCATTGCCCTGCACAGTAAAATCCACTTTCTCATCAATACAGAAATAGCTGTATTTATAAGGCTTTCTGATCTGCAATTCCTGATCCGGTTTCACCTCCAGATAATGCATAAAATATGTAAAACCCCTATTTTCAATCAGCCCGAATTCATCCCGGATGGTAGCATCTATAAAGTGTTCTTCACCCTTGTAAATTACTTTTACAACCACATGATTGAAGCTCAGCAGGGACGGAAGATAATATTTTATATAATAATCTGCATTGTAGTTTACCAGTACTACTGAAGCATCTACCCCGATATAATCGAGGATCACTTTCAATAAAACAGATTTTGCCTTACAATCCCCCTGTTTGTTTTCGTAAGTCACAGATGGTGCTTGCGGCTTATGTCCGTTCATTTCATCAGCATTAAATACATAATAGATATGATTCTGAACATATTCTATGGCAAACTGAAGCTTATCGTCCAGATCCGTGATTGCATCCAGCTGTTCAACAAGATTCGGGGCAAAGCTTTTTAATGAAGAGGCATTGAAAACTTCCTCATAAAAAGGAACAATATAATTGGAAAGTTCTTTCCATTCAGCCTCTGTAGCAAAATCTACAAATGGAAAAA
It encodes the following:
- a CDS encoding CocE/NonD family hydrolase, whose protein sequence is MKFKILLALIFVNLAQAQKLYFPQTAVTDSLILEKQMPALASQVIPLLQSEKNKPKNDVDLSDALFRLQIVTKDYKKSLTTLSENRNQFADHNMAGYRFLGYELYSMAKLAEAERKISFPKALQAAFNKKYESLPDKLIPRIGLAVDGNVIESRKQLKKALEKQKGKDSIDYRSALALCKSYLNYKTYSGIKPQVMQLLASKDQERFIMETKDLKTKNGNTLTITIVRKKENKSPLPVIFTSNIYAGPIDDFFGKRAAVYNYVGAVVNTRGKRNSNDENDPFEHESQDIYEVIDWVSKQPWSNGKVGMIGGSYLGFSQWAAVKKLHPALKTIVPQVAVGIGIDYPAQNNIFMSYMLQWIQYVTNNKFTDEADFANAAKWDSINTKWYKSGKAFRSLDTISGKPSKIFQRWLDHPGYDQYWQKMVPYKEDFSKINIPILTTTGYYDDDQIGALYYFKKHHQYNKNANHYLVIGPYNHGGAQNFGFTYLNGTPIDPVARISIDDLAFSWFDYILKDGKKPDILKDKINFQVMNTNTWKHVPDLGKMHTSTLKFYLQDRKNAASVFNKPGTPNFTTQTVDLKNRDQKDIYYKISKKDSIKMTGSLAFESEVLDKDIIISGNLTGIFNVSINKKDFDTDTSLYQVQPDGKSFLLSTHIVRASYAKNNEVRQLLKPGAMEQIPVDNSYFISKKIEKGSKLLLLVGVNKNPNWQINYGTGKDVSDETVQDAGEPLEIKWYNDSYVEIPVYKD
- a CDS encoding APC family permease; translated protein: MSQLFRRKIYSDTDTSTGLLRVLGVWDIVFFGIAAIIGAGSFSSLGEAVFRGGPGVILLYLICGFACGFTALCYAEFASRIPTAGSAYTYAYASFGELIAWIIGWALIMEYSFGNIYVAFSWSDYFTSFLGRLGMHIPDYLTCSYTEARKAVQYGSENKELLNAWNTAPLIGSLKFIVDIPALVINGLITWLCYVGVKESKNFNNSLVILKLGVIILVILVGFAYINTDNWTPVSPATGMPSFMPNGFAGVMSAVSGVFFAYIGFDALSVLSEETKDPQKTLPKGMIISLVLCTVIYIALTLVLTGMVDYKKFDGVGDPLSFIFEKTNANVAWMELIVSFVAIVAITTVLLVFQMGQPRIWYAMSRDGLMPQRFQKIHPKYKTPSYATIVTGIVVGIPILFTDKTFILDFTSIGTIFAFVLVCAGVLVLPAKEKIKGRFHLPYVNGKIIFPVIFIGSLIAFYYWQPEFFQNLMDWSDPKEGEFRASIFFFILINLIMCVVTFVKNLSLIPLIGLSSCLYLLTGMSHENWFWFGMWFLIGMVIYFCYGYKNSKLGKELKSK
- a CDS encoding DUF962 domain-containing protein, whose translation is MSERIKTYREFYQFYLTEHSKTGTRIFHFIGTLLVFFVIGYVISSGKERFLWYIPIFGYGFAWFSHAVIERNKPATFKYPLWSLISDFRLFFELLTGKQKFRETAPQNQSAEK
- a CDS encoding lipocalin-like domain-containing protein, translated to MMIKMIGSTAILLAFSAFMSAQKLKKEDVTGFWKLKESGSYENKTRVKKDFDNCLLMRNYTLRDDGFAIYNYIEGSTGNCLPSEPRLSLWKIVDNRIQFYIGKDTIIEEVMVSFNKDNTMTFSSYIPTPVKDKDPKLEKVLNMIHYDVLEKQY
- a CDS encoding DUF3857 domain-containing protein, which gives rise to MDHQIQSENYRIQKPEIWAGYIEDQEIINKIKDSEFARKQTDEGRDHCYFLDKKYYTSNTENSEYVCMAYTLNEPGNLERASASDIIVEENEVYQIHRISVLRDGVLIDKIPDTKIKVLDSENQSSGGVLSSNKKINITIKDLRLYDVLVLEDSRIKVFTDRDFLRKEFSKYVWVSPDNYWSYGSFKFSFINEREQTIAYKKAFFRDEEGNVLDPEINYLRKGERFVIEEENYVNPVDSGREIFPFVDFATEAEWKELSNYIVPFYEEVFNASSLKSFAPNLVEQLDAITDLDDKLQFAIEYVQNHIYYVFNADEMNGHKPQAPSVTYENKQGDCKAKSVLLKVILDYIGVDASVVLVNYNADYYIKYYLPSLLSFNHVVVKVIYKGEEHFIDATIRDEFGLIENRGFTYFMHYLEVKPDQELQIRKPYKYSYFCIDEKVDFTVQGNAGQLKLTTVCKGNRANAMRRYFKSTNKREIIDSWNNFLFYCLNYSNDRNGTDLRNVFRDAAIDILSDDKKLNEFKLQYTATVENPYYSDPQNNRFLMYFDRNLVKENVRDFMHKDIPFWHNFDSQKYEINLYTDQKIDTDEKYTVQESTIANPYFDYKSRKKITKNGASVYIEFNPLVNVEIPQNEFEKFRADHHIVADSNFGLGIDIIEPGLMNRLKFSFKKKFK